The following are from one region of the Girardinichthys multiradiatus isolate DD_20200921_A chromosome 9, DD_fGirMul_XY1, whole genome shotgun sequence genome:
- the LOC124873929 gene encoding guanine nucleotide-binding protein subunit beta-4 has protein sequence MSELEQLRQEAEQLRHQIRDARKACSDSTLSQITAGLDSVGRIQMRTRRTLRGHLAKIYAMHWGSDSRLLVSASQDGKLIIWDSYTTNKMHAIPLRSSWVMTCAYAPSGNYVACGGLDNICSIYNLKTREGNVRVTRELPGHTGYLSCCRFLDDNQILTSSGDTTCALWDIETGQQATSFTGHTGDVMSLSLSPDYRTFVSGACDATSKLWDIRDGMCRQSFTGHVSDINAVCFFPNGNAFGTGSDDATCRLFDLRADQELMMYSHDNIICGITSVAFSKSGRLLLAGYDDFNCNVWDTLKGDRAGVLAGHDNRVSCLGVTNDGMAVATGSWDSFLRIWN, from the exons ATGAGTGAGCTGGAACAGTTGCGGCAGGAAGCTGAGCAGCTACGCCACCAGATCCgg GATGCCAGGAAAGCCTGCAGTGATTCCACTTTGTCACAG ATCACGGCTGGTCTGGACTCAGTGGGTCGGATACAGATGCGGACACGACGTACCCTCAGGGGACACCTGGCCAAGATCTATGCAATGCACTGGGGGAGTGACTCCAG GTTACTGGTCAGTGCCTCGCAAGATGGGAAACTGATCATCTGGGACAGCTACACAACAAACAAG ATGCATGCTATCCCGCTGCGTTCTTCATGGGTGATGACATGCGCCTACGCCCCCTCTGGGAACTATGTGGCCTGTGGAGGTCTGGATAACATCTGCTCGATATACAACCTGAAGACCCGCGAGGGCAACGTGCGGGTCACTCGAGAGCTACCCGGACACACAG GTTATTTGTCCTGCTGCCGCTTCCTGGATGACAACCAGATACTAACCAGCTCTGGAGACACCACCTG tgcATTATGGGACATAGAGACAGGCCAGCAGGCCACCTCCTTCACCGGCCACACGGGTGACGTGATGAGCCTGTCTCTCAGCCCAGACTACAGGACTTTTGTGTCTGGAGCCTGTGACGCCACCTCCAAGCTGTGGGACATCCGTGACGGCATGTGTAGGCAGTCGTTCACCGGCCACGTGTCTGACATCAACGCAGTCTGC TTCTTCCCCAATGGGAATGCGTTCGGCACCGGCTCGGACGACGCCACCTGCAGGTTGTTTGACCTGCGTGCCGACCAGGAGCTGATGATGTACAGCCACGACAACATCATCTGCGGCATCACCTCTGTGGCTTTCTCCAAGAGCGGCCGCCTGCTTTTAGCCGGCTATGACGACTTCAACTGCAACGTGTGGGACACTCTGAAAGGGGACCGAGCAG GCGTGCTCGCAGGCCACGACAACCGAGTGAGCTGCTTAGGAGTGACGAACGACGGCATGGCTGTGGCCACCGGCTCCTGGGACAGTTTCCTCCGGATCTGGAACTGA
- the aldh7a1 gene encoding alpha-aminoadipic semialdehyde dehydrogenase translates to MQRCLTLTLAWHSRLLLRKKIASVRCHQSAAMSSLLINQPKYSWLKELGLSEDNLGVYNGSWGGSGEVVTSYCPANNEPIARVTQATLAEYEETVQKAREAWKVWADIPAPKRGEIVRQIGDALRKKIKVLGSLVSLEMGKIYVEGVGEVQEYVDVCDYAVGLSRMIGGPILPSERPGHALLEQWNPVGLVGIITAFNFPVAVYGWNNAIALTCGNVCLWKGAPTTPLTSVAVTKIVAEVLEQNNLPGAICSMTCGGADIGTAMAKDERVDLLSFTGSTHVGKLVAMMVQERFGRKLLELGGNNAIIVFEDADLNLVVPSAVFASVGTAGQRCTTTRRLILHESVHDKVVERVAKAYKQVRIGDPWDPSTLYGPLHTIQAVEQYLAAIQQAKQQGGTVVCGGKVMDRPGNYVEPTIITGLPHDAPIVHTETFVPILYVLKFNTEEEAFAWNNEVKQGLSSSIFTKDMGRIFRWLGPKGSDCGIVNVNIPTSGAEIGGAFGGEKHTGGGRESGSDSWKQYMRRSTCTINYSKDLPLAQGIKFE, encoded by the coding sequence ATGCAGCGCTGTCTCACTCTGACCCTTGCCTGGCACAGTAGGCtgcttttgagaaaaaaaattgcGTCTGTTCGCTGCCACCAGTCAGCAGCTATGTCAAGTCTCCTCATCAACCAACCCAAATACTCTTGGCTCAAGGAGCTGGGTTTATCTGAGGATAATCTGGGTGTTTACAACGGGAGCTGGGGAGGCAGTGGAGAAGTGGTCACGTCCTACTGTCCTGCTAACAATGAGCCCATAGCCAGAGTTACTCAGGCTACTTTGGCAGAGTATGAAGAAACTGTCCAGAAGGCAAGGGAGGCCTGGAAGGTGTGGGCAGATATTCCAGCACCTAAAAGAGGGGAGATTGTGAGGCAGATTGGGGAtgcattaagaaaaaaaatcaaagtgcTTGGAAGCCTGGTTTCTCTAGAGATGGGTAAGATCTATGTTGAAGGAGTCGGCGAAGTTCAGGAGTACGTTGATGTCTGTGATTATGCTGTTGGTCTGTCAAGGATGATTGGTGGGCCTATTCTTCCTTCTGAAAGACCTGGACATGCTCTTCTGGAACAGTGGAACCCGGTTGGTCTTGTCGGCATCATCACTGCCTTTAACTTCCCTGTAGCTGTTTATGGCTGGAACAATGCCATTGCTCTGACCTGTGGCAACGTCTGCCTTTGGAAGGGTGCCCCCACCACCCCTCTCACCAGTGTTGCAGTTACCAAAATTGTGGCTGAGGTGCTAGAACAGAACAATCTGCCTGGGGCCATCTGCTCCATGACCTGTGGTGGCGCCGATATTGGCACTGCCATGGCGAAGGACGAACGTGTGGATCTTCTGTCTTTCACTGGGAGCACCCATGTTGGCAAGCTTGTGGCCATGATGGTGCAGGAAAGGTTTGGACGCAAGTTGTTGGAGCTCGGCGGTAACAACGCTATTATCGTGTTTGAGGATGCAGACCTGAACCTTGTAGTTCCCTCTGCTGTCTTTGCTTCGGTAGGAACTGCCGGCCAGCGTTGCACCACAACCAGGAGGCTGATACTCCACGAGAGTGTCCATGACAAAGTGGTTGAGAGGGTAGCTAAGGCCTACAAACAAGTTCGCATTGGAGACCCTTGGGACCCAAGCACTCTCTACGGCCCTCTGCACACCATACAAGCTGTGGAGCAGTATCTGGCTGCCATTCAACAGGCCAAGCAGCAGGGTGGTACAGTGGTTTGTGGGGGAAAGGTGATGGATCGTCCTGGAAACTATGTGGAGCCTACTATCATTACAGGATTGCCTCATGATGCGCCCATCGTCCACACCGAAACCTTCGTCCCCATCCTCTACGTCCTCAAGTTTAACACAGAAGAGGAGGCGTTTGCTTGGAACAACGAGGTGAAGCAGGGGCTGTCCAGCAGCATCTTCACCAAAGATATGGGTCGAATCTTCCGCTGGCTGGGGCCCAAAGGCTCCGACTGCGGCATTGTGAATGTTAACATTCCTACAAGCGGAGCTGAGATCGGAGGAGCATTTGGTGGTGAGAAACACACTGGTGGTGGAAGAGAATCAGGCAGCGATTCTTGGAAGCAGTACATGAGGCGCTCGACGTGCACAATAAACTACAGCAAGGATCTTCCTCTGGCTCAGGGCATCAAGTTTGAGTAG